From a single Abyssisolibacter fermentans genomic region:
- a CDS encoding extracellular solute-binding protein has protein sequence MKKIATVLIICIILMVLSIGCSNDSNDITDDDQKEITILIRDIEYTEIKIIFTTVYMYAQKFELETGIKVKFDVVKGNNEDDYAKKANAKLYLKEGPTLIFISDYSRYEEYIQQGVALNTEGKIPNAKKIYNELLDDGCYFTPIGILHWAVAFNRNATAKLGIDDLKPDLTREDYLKIKKEYFRIKPEYFNDEEYYEFILPMIYDLEILDERNKKINLNNSRVIQYIKDVRKEIFSGKYILNKNYKYENYYNMIFDTNSKEYNESKTNDYRRLWKSSAKNGLKSLDVGEYIDIKDKIVVPCMMFEKERLIEKFGVIVNKNGKNTDLGMQFVNGLLSNETQLEMYLSDMDTLYPVNKDIEDEIEKIEKEKNINEKAVALRKYILQQINNGNYKDCTNSRIIQEIKNMIYKDFAKFIFADEAYTDEELSRELEKLEYKYNMWLNE, from the coding sequence ATGAAAAAAATTGCAACTGTTCTAATCATATGTATTATATTGATGGTATTATCTATTGGTTGCTCAAATGATTCAAATGATATTACAGATGATGATCAAAAAGAAATAACTATCTTAATTAGAGATATTGAGTATACTGAGATAAAAATTATTTTTACGACTGTATATATGTACGCACAAAAATTTGAATTAGAAACTGGTATAAAAGTGAAATTCGATGTAGTAAAGGGAAATAACGAGGATGATTATGCCAAAAAAGCAAATGCAAAGTTATATTTAAAAGAAGGACCAACTTTAATATTTATATCAGACTATAGTAGATATGAAGAATATATACAACAGGGGGTTGCATTAAATACTGAAGGGAAAATACCAAATGCAAAAAAAATATATAATGAACTGTTGGATGATGGATGTTATTTTACTCCAATAGGTATACTTCATTGGGCAGTTGCATTTAATAGAAATGCAACTGCAAAATTAGGAATAGACGATTTAAAGCCTGATTTGACTAGAGAAGATTATTTGAAAATAAAAAAAGAGTACTTTAGAATCAAACCAGAATATTTTAATGATGAAGAATATTATGAATTTATATTACCTATGATTTATGATTTAGAGATATTAGATGAAAGAAACAAAAAAATCAATCTAAATAATTCAAGAGTTATTCAGTATATAAAAGATGTAAGGAAAGAAATATTTTCAGGCAAATACATTTTGAATAAAAACTATAAATATGAAAACTACTATAATATGATTTTTGATACAAATTCAAAAGAGTACAATGAATCAAAAACTAATGATTACAGAAGATTATGGAAGAGTAGTGCCAAAAATGGTTTAAAATCATTAGATGTAGGTGAGTATATTGATATTAAAGATAAGATAGTAGTACCTTGTATGATGTTTGAAAAAGAAAGGTTAATTGAAAAATTTGGAGTCATAGTAAATAAAAATGGAAAAAATACCGATTTAGGTATGCAATTTGTAAATGGATTACTTAGTAATGAAACCCAATTAGAAATGTATCTATCAGATATGGATACTTTATATCCAGTGAATAAGGATATTGAAGATGAAATTGAGAAAATAGAGAAAGAAAAAAATATTAATGAAAAAGCTGTAGCTTTAAGAAAATATATTTTACAACAAATTAATAATGGAAATTATAAGGATTGTACTAATAGTAGGATAATCCAGGAAATAAAAAATATGATATACAAAGATTTTGCAAAATTTATATTTGCAGATGAAGCTTATACAGATGAAGAGTTAAGTAGAGAATTAGAGAAACTGGAGTATAAGTACAATATGTGGCTGAATGAATAA